A single genomic interval of Streptomyces graminofaciens harbors:
- a CDS encoding GntR family transcriptional regulator, which yields MPLQLSVDRSSPVPLYFQLSQQLEAAIEHGELTPGSLLGNEIELAARLGLSRPTVRQAIQSLVDKGLLVRRRGVGTQVVHSQVKRPLELSSLYDDLEAAGQRPATRVLLNTTVAASAEVAAALAVTEGSEVHRIERLRLAHGEPMAYLCNYLPTDLLDLDSPQLESTGLYRLMRTAGITLHSARQTIGARAATPEEAARLTEPEGAPLLTMQRTTFDDTGRAVEYGTHVYRASRYSFEFQLLVRP from the coding sequence GTGCCGCTCCAGCTCAGCGTCGACCGCAGCAGCCCGGTCCCGCTCTACTTCCAGCTGTCCCAGCAACTGGAGGCCGCGATCGAGCACGGCGAGCTGACCCCGGGCAGCCTGCTGGGCAACGAGATCGAGCTGGCCGCCCGCCTCGGCCTGTCCCGGCCGACCGTCCGCCAGGCCATCCAGTCCCTCGTCGACAAGGGCCTGCTCGTACGCCGCCGCGGCGTGGGCACGCAGGTCGTGCACAGCCAGGTCAAGCGCCCGCTGGAGCTGAGCAGCCTCTACGACGACCTGGAAGCCGCCGGGCAGCGCCCCGCGACCCGCGTCCTCCTCAACACCACCGTCGCCGCCTCCGCCGAGGTCGCGGCTGCCCTCGCCGTCACCGAGGGCAGTGAGGTCCACCGCATCGAGCGACTCCGACTGGCGCACGGCGAGCCGATGGCGTACCTCTGCAACTACCTCCCCACCGACCTCCTCGACCTCGACTCCCCCCAGCTGGAGTCCACCGGCCTCTACCGCCTCATGCGCACCGCGGGCATCACCCTCCACAGCGCCAGGCAGACAATCGGAGCCAGGGCGGCCACGCCCGAGGAGGCCGCCCGGCTGACAGAACCCGAGGGCGCCCCCTTGTTGACCATGCAGCGCACGACGTTCGACGACACGGGCCGTGCGGTGGAATACGGGACTCACGTGTACAGGGCCTCGCGCTACTCCTTCGAGTTCCAACTTCTCGTGCGGCCCTGA
- a CDS encoding aldo/keto reductase, which yields MRYRVLGKTGIEVSTHCLGTMMFGAIGNPDHEDGARIIHAALDAGINFVDTADMYSAGESEEIVGKALKGRRDDVVLATKVHFPLGEGRNRSGNSRRWIVKAVEDSLRRLDTDWIDLYQVHRPDHTTDIEETLSVLGDLVRAGKVRAFGCSTFPAEDLVEAHHVAERRGLMRLRTEQPPYSILARGVERAVLPTAQRLGMGVLTWSPLASGFLSGAYREGRPVDLATGRAKLTPHRFDPAVPGNPAKFAAVEQLASLAEELGRTLPELAVAFPLAHPAVTSVITGPRTMDQLTSLLKGADLLLDDAVLDRIDEIVAPGTDLYRADGVWQPPSLTDRARRRRPAGERAAAD from the coding sequence ATGCGTTATCGCGTCCTCGGCAAGACCGGCATCGAGGTCAGCACCCACTGCCTCGGCACGATGATGTTCGGTGCCATCGGCAACCCCGACCACGAGGACGGCGCACGCATCATCCACGCCGCGCTCGACGCCGGCATCAACTTCGTGGACACCGCCGACATGTACTCGGCGGGCGAAAGCGAGGAGATCGTCGGCAAGGCGCTCAAGGGCAGGCGCGACGACGTCGTGCTCGCTACGAAGGTGCACTTTCCGCTGGGTGAGGGACGCAACCGCAGCGGTAATTCGCGCCGCTGGATCGTCAAGGCCGTCGAGGACAGTCTGCGGCGCCTGGACACGGACTGGATCGACCTCTACCAGGTGCACCGTCCTGACCACACCACCGACATCGAGGAGACGCTGTCCGTCCTCGGCGACCTGGTGAGGGCGGGCAAGGTCCGGGCGTTCGGCTGCTCCACGTTCCCCGCCGAGGACCTGGTCGAGGCTCACCATGTGGCGGAGCGGCGCGGGCTGATGCGGCTGCGCACGGAGCAGCCGCCGTACTCGATTCTCGCGCGCGGCGTCGAGCGGGCCGTGCTGCCCACCGCGCAGCGCCTGGGCATGGGGGTGCTGACCTGGTCACCGCTCGCCTCGGGTTTTCTGTCCGGCGCCTACCGCGAGGGTCGGCCCGTCGACCTCGCCACCGGCCGCGCCAAGCTCACTCCGCACCGCTTCGACCCCGCCGTCCCGGGCAACCCCGCGAAGTTCGCGGCCGTCGAGCAACTGGCTTCTCTCGCCGAGGAGTTGGGCCGGACCCTGCCTGAACTGGCCGTCGCCTTTCCGCTGGCCCACCCGGCCGTCACGTCGGTGATCACCGGTCCGCGCACCATGGACCAGCTCACCTCGCTGCTCAAGGGCGCCGACCTGCTGCTCGACGACGCCGTGCTCGACCGTATCGACGAGATCGTGGCGCCCGGCACCGATCTCTATCGGGCCGACGGTGTCTGGCAGCCGCCGTCGCTCACCGACCGCGCGCGGCGCAGGCGCCCGGCCGGGGAGCGGGCGGCCGCGGACTGA
- a CDS encoding response regulator transcription factor, translating into MTAKIRLLLVDDDPLVRAGLSFMMGGADDIEIVGEAADGSEVDALVDRTRPDVVLMDIRMPTVDGLAATERLRSRRDAPQVVVLTTFHADEQVLRALRAGAAGFVLKDTPPAEIVEAVRRVAAGDPVLSPTVTRQLMAHAAGSAPDTRRAKARSRVAVLNDRERGVAVAVGRGASNAEIAAELFMSVATVKTHVSRVLAKLDLNNRVQIALLTYDAGLLEEEGR; encoded by the coding sequence ATGACCGCGAAGATCCGACTGCTCCTCGTCGACGACGACCCTCTCGTACGTGCCGGACTGTCCTTCATGATGGGCGGTGCCGACGACATCGAGATCGTCGGTGAGGCCGCCGACGGCAGCGAGGTGGACGCGCTCGTCGACCGTACGCGCCCCGACGTCGTCCTCATGGACATCCGGATGCCCACGGTCGACGGCCTCGCGGCCACCGAGCGGCTCCGGAGCCGCAGGGACGCACCCCAGGTCGTCGTCCTGACCACCTTCCACGCGGACGAACAGGTGCTGCGGGCCCTGCGCGCGGGCGCGGCCGGGTTCGTCCTCAAGGACACCCCGCCCGCCGAGATCGTCGAGGCCGTGCGCCGCGTCGCGGCCGGTGATCCCGTGCTCTCGCCCACCGTCACCCGCCAGCTGATGGCACACGCCGCCGGCAGCGCTCCCGACACCCGCCGGGCGAAGGCCCGGTCCCGCGTCGCCGTCCTCAACGACAGGGAACGCGGGGTCGCCGTCGCGGTCGGCCGGGGCGCCTCCAACGCCGAGATCGCCGCCGAACTGTTCATGAGCGTCGCCACGGTGAAGACCCACGTCTCCCGCGTCCTCGCCAAGCTCGACCTCAACAACCGTGTGCAGATCGCCCTGTTGACGTACGACGCGGGGCTGCTGGAGGAGGAAGGGCGCTGA
- a CDS encoding DEAD/DEAH box helicase gives MRDMAVPEADTAVPVRLAAVFQPAPLPRAGRMVFWDPEGDAPPSVPRPSEPTELTVVRRHGSGVRRGTVPAVSLSLTEALPLLTRARRDPAAHPATACWGAAALHALRLVARGRLLPGLTTEGYDAWRAGPLDQDDIAHLRAVAAALPYEGHAVPLPGKGPLRLPEPEALMRSFLDAVADTLPRGPAAPYVSGRPFAATAGQRLPHARDWAAEVAAGMDAGVRISLRLDLSASDLFDDGEGARRAGAAVVQVHSLADPTLVVDAAALWAGDADAAFGPRARVDAALAVRRAARVWPPLDRLAEQDVPDVLALSEDELSDLLGVAATRLGAAGVAVHWPRDLAHDLSARAEVSPAPGSATDGTGFFESEELLRFRWQLALGGDPLTETEMDTLTEAHRPIVRLRDQWVLVDPALVRKARKRELGLLDPVDALSVALTGTAEVDGETVEAVPVGALAALRDRLTAGIGTVDPPPGLSATLRDYQLRGLAWLDLMTSLGLGGCLADDMGLGKTVTVIALHLRRARAEPTLVVCPASLLGNWQREITRFAPGVPVRRFHGPDRTLDDIDGGFVLTTYGTMRSTAPQLAQQQWGMVVADEAQHVKNPYSATAKALRTIPTPARVALTGTPVENNLSELWALLDWTTPGLLGPLKSFRARHARAVENGEDEEAVTRLARLVRPFLLRRKKSDPGIVPELPPKTETDHPVPLTREQAALYEAVVRESLLVIETAEGIARRGLVLKLLGALKQICDHPALYLKEEAAGTGDRLAVRSGKLALLDELLDTLLSEDGSALVFTQYVGMARLITAHLAARAVPVELLHGGTPVKDREHMVDRFQSGATPVLVLSLKAAGTGLNLTRAGHVVHFDRWWNPAVEEQATDRAYRIGQTQPVQVHRLITEGTVEDRIAEMLESKRALADAILGSGEAALTELTDRELSALVSLRRAT, from the coding sequence ATGCGGGACATGGCTGTTCCCGAGGCCGACACGGCCGTTCCCGTGCGGCTGGCCGCCGTCTTCCAGCCCGCGCCGCTGCCGCGCGCGGGGCGGATGGTCTTCTGGGACCCGGAGGGCGACGCTCCGCCCTCCGTCCCCCGGCCCTCGGAGCCGACGGAGCTCACGGTGGTACGGCGGCACGGCTCCGGCGTCCGCAGAGGCACCGTCCCCGCCGTCTCACTGTCCCTCACCGAGGCCCTGCCCCTGCTCACCCGCGCCCGACGCGACCCGGCCGCGCACCCCGCCACCGCCTGCTGGGGTGCCGCCGCACTGCACGCGCTACGACTCGTCGCCCGAGGGCGACTGCTCCCCGGGCTGACCACCGAGGGGTACGACGCCTGGCGCGCGGGCCCGCTCGACCAGGACGACATCGCCCACCTCAGGGCCGTCGCCGCCGCCCTGCCGTACGAGGGCCACGCCGTGCCCCTGCCCGGCAAGGGCCCGCTCCGGCTGCCCGAGCCCGAGGCGCTGATGCGGTCCTTCCTGGACGCGGTCGCCGACACCCTGCCACGCGGCCCGGCGGCGCCGTACGTCTCCGGGCGGCCGTTCGCGGCGACCGCGGGACAGCGCCTGCCGCACGCGCGCGACTGGGCGGCCGAGGTCGCCGCGGGCATGGACGCGGGCGTACGGATCTCGCTGCGCCTGGACCTGTCGGCGTCCGACCTCTTCGACGACGGCGAGGGCGCGCGGCGGGCCGGCGCGGCCGTCGTCCAGGTGCACAGCCTCGCCGACCCCACGCTCGTCGTCGACGCGGCGGCCCTGTGGGCGGGCGACGCGGACGCGGCGTTCGGGCCACGCGCACGCGTGGACGCCGCCCTGGCCGTACGCCGCGCGGCCCGCGTCTGGCCACCCCTGGACCGGCTCGCCGAGCAGGACGTGCCCGATGTCCTCGCCCTCTCCGAGGACGAGCTGTCCGACCTGCTGGGCGTCGCCGCGACCCGGCTCGGTGCGGCCGGGGTCGCCGTGCACTGGCCGCGCGACCTGGCCCACGACCTGAGCGCCCGCGCCGAGGTCAGCCCGGCGCCCGGCTCCGCCACGGACGGCACGGGCTTCTTCGAGAGCGAGGAACTGCTCCGGTTCCGCTGGCAGTTGGCGCTCGGCGGCGACCCGCTCACCGAGACCGAGATGGACACCCTCACCGAGGCCCACCGCCCCATCGTCCGCCTCCGCGACCAGTGGGTCCTCGTCGACCCGGCCCTCGTCCGCAAGGCCCGCAAACGCGAACTTGGCCTGCTCGACCCCGTGGACGCCCTGTCCGTGGCCCTCACCGGCACGGCCGAGGTCGACGGGGAGACGGTCGAGGCGGTGCCGGTCGGGGCACTGGCGGCCCTGCGGGACCGTCTGACGGCCGGCATCGGCACGGTCGACCCGCCCCCGGGCCTCTCGGCGACCCTCCGCGACTACCAACTCCGGGGCCTGGCCTGGCTGGACCTCATGACCTCCCTCGGCCTCGGCGGCTGCCTCGCCGACGACATGGGCCTCGGCAAGACGGTCACGGTCATCGCCCTGCACCTGCGCCGCGCCCGCGCCGAACCCACGCTGGTCGTCTGCCCCGCGTCCCTGCTGGGCAACTGGCAGCGGGAGATCACCCGCTTCGCCCCCGGCGTCCCCGTACGCCGCTTCCACGGCCCCGACCGCACGCTCGACGACATCGACGGCGGCTTCGTCCTCACCACCTACGGCACGATGCGCTCGACGGCGCCGCAACTCGCCCAGCAGCAGTGGGGCATGGTCGTCGCCGACGAGGCCCAGCACGTCAAGAACCCCTACTCGGCGACGGCGAAGGCCCTGCGCACGATCCCGACACCCGCACGGGTCGCCCTGACCGGCACCCCGGTCGAGAACAACCTGTCCGAACTCTGGGCCCTGCTCGACTGGACGACCCCCGGCCTGCTCGGACCGCTGAAGTCCTTCCGCGCCCGTCACGCCCGCGCGGTGGAGAACGGCGAGGACGAGGAGGCCGTGACCCGCCTCGCCCGCCTGGTCCGCCCGTTCCTGCTCCGCCGCAAGAAGTCCGACCCGGGCATCGTCCCCGAACTCCCGCCCAAGACCGAGACGGACCACCCGGTCCCGCTCACCCGCGAACAGGCCGCGCTGTACGAGGCGGTGGTACGCGAGTCACTGCTCGTCATCGAGACGGCGGAGGGCATCGCCCGCAGGGGCCTGGTCCTGAAGCTGCTGGGAGCGCTGAAGCAGATCTGCGACCATCCGGCGCTGTATCTGAAGGAGGAGGCGGCGGGCACGGGCGACCGGCTGGCGGTCCGCTCCGGCAAACTGGCCCTGCTGGACGAGCTGTTGGACACGTTGCTGTCGGAGGACGGCTCGGCGCTGGTCTTCACGCAGTACGTGGGCATGGCCCGACTGATCACGGCGCACCTCGCCGCACGCGCGGTGCCGGTGGAGCTGCTGCACGGAGGTACGCCGGTCAAGGACCGCGAACACATGGTGGACCGCTTCCAGAGCGGGGCGACACCGGTACTTGTGCTCTCACTCAAGGCGGCGGGCACGGGCCTGAACCTCACCCGGGCGGGCCATGTCGTCCACTTCGACCGCTGGTGGAACCCGGCGGTCGAGGAACAGGCCACCGACCGCGCCTACCGCATCGGCCAGACCCAACCCGTCCAGGTCCACCGGCTCATCACCGAGGGCACGGTCGAGGACCGCATCGCCGAGATGCTGGAGTCCAAGCGGGCCCTGGCCGACGCCATCCTCGGCTCCGGCGAGGCCGCCCTCACGGAACTGACGGACCGAGAGCTGTCGGCCCTGGTGTCGCTGCGGAGGGCGACATGA
- a CDS encoding Gfo/Idh/MocA family protein, which translates to MRIGLIGAGRIGTFHATTLSRHRDVGSLIITDVDSARAHDLADRLGETAAPGVDEIFTWGVDAVVITAATSAHGELIGRAARSGLPVFCEKPIAVDMPGTLSALAEVDAAGTVLQMGFQRRFDAGYVGAREAVRAGRLGRLHTLRAMTADQTPPPADYLPVSGGIYRDCLIHDFDIVRWVTGREVAEVYATGSDAGPVMFREAHDVDTAVAVLTLDDGALVTATGARVNGAGYDVRMELAGELDTVVVGLDDRTPVASTEPAGPPAADKPWTGFLERFAAAYEAEIGAFVEVVRGERANPCDGREALQALRIAEACELSRVERRPVNLGEIPGGRD; encoded by the coding sequence ATGCGCATCGGACTCATCGGGGCAGGTCGCATCGGCACGTTCCACGCGACCACGCTCAGCCGCCACCGTGATGTCGGCTCTCTGATCATCACGGACGTCGATTCCGCTCGGGCCCATGATCTCGCCGATCGCCTCGGTGAGACGGCGGCCCCGGGCGTGGACGAGATCTTCACCTGGGGTGTGGACGCCGTGGTCATCACGGCGGCGACTTCGGCCCACGGTGAACTGATCGGTCGGGCAGCACGCTCCGGGCTGCCCGTGTTCTGCGAGAAACCCATTGCCGTGGACATGCCAGGGACCTTAAGCGCGCTCGCCGAGGTGGACGCGGCCGGGACCGTGTTGCAGATGGGGTTCCAGCGACGCTTCGACGCGGGGTACGTCGGTGCGCGGGAGGCGGTGCGGGCGGGGCGGCTCGGGCGGTTGCACACATTGCGGGCGATGACGGCCGACCAGACGCCGCCGCCCGCCGACTATCTGCCGGTGTCCGGAGGCATCTACCGGGACTGTCTGATCCATGACTTCGACATCGTGCGGTGGGTGACGGGACGTGAGGTGGCGGAGGTGTACGCCACCGGGTCGGACGCCGGGCCGGTGATGTTCCGCGAGGCGCACGACGTCGACACCGCGGTGGCCGTGCTGACGCTCGACGACGGGGCGTTGGTCACGGCGACGGGGGCGCGGGTGAACGGGGCCGGCTACGACGTGCGGATGGAGCTCGCCGGGGAGCTGGACACGGTGGTGGTGGGGCTCGACGACCGTACGCCGGTGGCGTCGACGGAGCCTGCGGGGCCGCCTGCCGCGGACAAGCCGTGGACCGGGTTTCTGGAGCGGTTCGCCGCCGCGTACGAGGCGGAGATCGGGGCGTTCGTGGAGGTGGTCCGGGGGGAGCGGGCGAATCCATGTGATGGGCGTGAGGCGTTGCAGGCGTTGCGGATCGCCGAGGCGTGCGAGTTGTCCCGGGTGGAGCGGAGGCCGGTGAACCTGGGGGAGATTCCGGGCGGGCGCGACTGA
- a CDS encoding histidine kinase, with translation MSSVRRDQSGPASVPESPVFPGRRWLLPSAVVDELDADFGADSGAERSERSGRSERSGGSKPSGGSKPSGRSKPSGRSGRPRRRPRRTARDWVVDFTCFLVAVFIGLLGADTLRQEHNLPHVFALVDQLFGALACAAVWLRRRWPFGLAVAMVPVCFVSNTAGGAGLVALFTLAVHRPFRYVAWVGGVSFATTPVFFWLRPDPDVDYPWAVLFAALLTAAIVGWGMFVRSKRQLILSLRDRARRAETEAALRAEQAQRLAREDIAREMHDVLAHRLTLLSVHAGALEFRPDAPREEVVRAAGVIRESAHEALQDLREIIGVLRAGESDETGRPQPTLAALDTLVAESREAGMKVVLDNHVLDPTAVPASVGRTAYRIAQEALTNARKHAPGAEVTVTVSGTTADGLTVSVRNPAPPGEVPAVPGSGQGLIGLTERATLAGGRLEHGPEGDGGFGVRAWLPWG, from the coding sequence GTGAGTAGCGTGCGTCGTGACCAGTCGGGCCCGGCCTCCGTGCCCGAGTCGCCGGTCTTCCCCGGGCGGCGCTGGCTGCTGCCCTCAGCCGTGGTCGACGAACTCGACGCCGACTTCGGGGCGGACTCCGGCGCGGAACGGTCCGAGCGATCCGGACGATCCGAGCGGTCCGGGGGGTCCAAACCCTCCGGGGGGTCCAAACCCTCCGGGCGGTCCAAACCCTCCGGGCGGTCCGGACGACCTCGGCGGCGGCCCCGGCGCACCGCGCGCGACTGGGTCGTCGACTTCACGTGCTTCCTCGTCGCCGTCTTCATCGGCCTGCTCGGCGCCGACACCCTGAGACAGGAGCACAACCTCCCGCACGTCTTCGCCCTCGTCGACCAGTTGTTCGGCGCGCTCGCCTGCGCCGCGGTCTGGCTGCGCCGCCGCTGGCCGTTCGGGCTCGCGGTGGCCATGGTCCCGGTCTGCTTCGTGTCGAACACCGCGGGCGGCGCGGGCCTGGTCGCCCTGTTCACGCTCGCCGTGCACCGGCCGTTCCGGTACGTGGCATGGGTCGGCGGTGTCTCCTTCGCGACGACCCCGGTGTTCTTCTGGCTGCGCCCCGACCCCGATGTCGACTACCCCTGGGCGGTGCTCTTCGCCGCGCTGCTCACCGCCGCGATCGTCGGCTGGGGCATGTTCGTGCGGTCCAAGCGGCAGCTCATACTGAGCCTCAGGGACCGTGCCCGGCGGGCCGAGACGGAGGCCGCGCTGCGGGCCGAGCAGGCCCAGCGACTGGCCCGTGAGGACATCGCCCGCGAGATGCACGACGTGCTGGCCCACCGCCTGACCCTGCTGAGCGTGCACGCGGGCGCGCTGGAGTTCCGCCCCGACGCGCCCCGCGAGGAGGTCGTCCGCGCCGCCGGAGTCATCCGGGAGAGCGCCCACGAGGCCCTGCAGGACCTGCGGGAGATCATCGGCGTACTGCGGGCCGGCGAGTCCGACGAGACGGGACGGCCGCAGCCGACGCTCGCCGCGCTGGACACCCTGGTCGCCGAGTCCCGAGAGGCCGGTATGAAGGTCGTGCTCGACAACCACGTCCTCGACCCCACCGCCGTGCCCGCCTCCGTCGGCCGCACCGCGTACCGCATCGCGCAGGAAGCCCTCACCAACGCCCGCAAGCACGCGCCCGGCGCCGAGGTCACCGTCACGGTCTCGGGCACCACGGCCGACGGCCTCACCGTCTCCGTACGCAATCCGGCGCCACCGGGGGAGGTCCCGGCCGTCCCCGGCTCCGGCCAGGGCCTCATCGGTCTGACCGAGCGCGCGACGCTGGCCGGGGGCCGTCTGGAGCACGGGCCCGAGGGGGACGGCGGATTCGGGGTGCGGGCCTGGCTGCCCTGGGGGTGA
- a CDS encoding aldo/keto reductase, producing MRYRLLGRTGLRVSELFLGAMTFGEQGGVGAPREECARILDVYAEAGGNVIDTAVNYRGGESERIVGELLKGRRDRFVLSTKYTVSRDGTDPNAAGNHRKNLTLSLETSLRRLGTDYVDLYWVHIWDRNTPVEETMRALDDAVRSGKVLYVGISDAPAWVVSRANTLAEWRGWSPLSALQVPYSLLNRDIERELLPMAEAFGMSVAAWSPLHNGILSGKYTRPGGVGPGAVARLPAEAVGVRERAVAEAVQAAADELGASPAQVAIAWTMAHSPAVHPILGARRVEQLDDNLGAARLTLPGEVLARLEQSTDFRLGFPGEFIDDTSAWVYGTAGQRVVPRTAP from the coding sequence GTGCGTTACCGACTTCTGGGCCGGACCGGGCTCCGCGTCTCCGAGCTGTTCCTAGGCGCCATGACCTTCGGCGAGCAGGGCGGTGTGGGGGCACCCCGGGAGGAGTGCGCGCGGATCCTCGATGTGTACGCGGAGGCCGGTGGCAATGTGATCGACACGGCGGTCAACTACCGGGGCGGGGAGAGCGAGCGGATCGTCGGCGAGCTGCTCAAGGGGCGACGGGACCGGTTCGTGCTGTCCACCAAGTACACCGTCTCGCGCGACGGCACCGACCCCAACGCCGCGGGCAACCACCGCAAGAACCTCACCCTGTCGCTGGAGACCAGCCTGCGGCGCCTGGGCACCGACTACGTCGACCTCTACTGGGTGCACATCTGGGACCGGAACACCCCGGTCGAGGAGACCATGCGCGCCCTCGACGACGCCGTACGGTCCGGGAAGGTGCTGTACGTCGGGATCTCGGACGCCCCGGCGTGGGTGGTGTCGCGCGCCAACACCCTCGCGGAGTGGCGGGGTTGGTCCCCACTCTCGGCGCTCCAGGTGCCGTACAGCCTGCTCAACCGGGACATCGAGCGTGAACTGCTGCCGATGGCCGAGGCGTTCGGGATGTCGGTCGCGGCCTGGAGCCCGCTGCACAACGGCATCCTGTCCGGCAAGTACACCCGGCCGGGCGGGGTGGGGCCCGGTGCCGTGGCCCGGCTGCCCGCCGAGGCGGTCGGGGTGCGGGAGCGTGCCGTGGCGGAGGCGGTGCAGGCCGCGGCGGACGAGCTGGGCGCCTCCCCGGCGCAGGTGGCCATCGCCTGGACCATGGCCCACTCCCCCGCCGTCCACCCGATCCTGGGCGCCCGCCGCGTCGAGCAGCTCGACGACAATCTGGGTGCCGCCCGACTCACGCTGCCCGGCGAGGTGTTGGCCCGGCTGGAGCAGTCCACCGACTTCCGTCTCGGCTTCCCCGGCGAGTTCATCGACGACACCTCGGCGTGGGTCTACGGGACGGCCGGGCAGCGCGTGGTGCCGCGTACCGCCCCGTGA
- a CDS encoding sugar kinase, whose translation MTPSVPRQGSSPDEPERPAEDRRHRNRRRALTLAIIVLLIGVPAGYLVISANQSRDSGKDKEEKYSATGLTAGWPSRVQRRLYRVPIPPYSDHVAYYETNNWKTSRLYAQFRTSNEGLGRFLAQIGADPADLQEGEKAISARDRRIIGWEFTGAGPWYGLVHEQKNPAPTHDIVVNRSDPNHPMVYVVSRTVP comes from the coding sequence GTGACCCCCTCGGTGCCGCGCCAGGGCTCGTCCCCGGACGAGCCGGAGCGGCCGGCCGAGGACCGCCGTCACCGCAACCGCCGCCGGGCGCTCACCCTGGCGATCATCGTGCTGCTCATCGGCGTACCCGCCGGTTACCTGGTGATCTCCGCCAACCAGAGCCGCGACAGCGGCAAGGACAAGGAGGAGAAGTACTCGGCGACCGGCCTCACCGCCGGCTGGCCCTCCCGCGTCCAGCGCCGCCTCTACCGGGTGCCGATCCCGCCGTACTCGGACCACGTCGCGTACTACGAGACGAACAACTGGAAGACCAGCCGCCTGTACGCCCAGTTCCGCACCAGCAACGAGGGCCTGGGCCGCTTCCTCGCCCAGATCGGCGCCGACCCGGCCGACCTGCAGGAGGGCGAGAAGGCCATAAGCGCCCGCGACCGGCGGATCATCGGCTGGGAGTTCACGGGCGCCGGCCCCTGGTACGGCCTCGTCCACGAGCAGAAGAACCCGGCGCCCACCCACGACATAGTCGTGAACCGCTCCGACCCGAACCATCCGATGGTGTACGTGGTGTCCCGGACCGTGCCCTGA
- a CDS encoding ROK family glucokinase, with translation MSTYRDFTHRGSARATVLRTVGTRERRSHLTAPRVPTVGIDIGGTKVMAGVVDADGNILEKLRTETPDKSKSPKVVEDTICELVLDLSDRHDVHAVGIGAAGWVDAERNRILFAPHLSWRNEPLRDRLAGRLAVPVLVDNDANAAAWAEWRFGAGRGEDQMVMITLGTGIGGAILEDGQVKRGKFGVAGEFGHMQVVPGGHRCPCGNRGCWEQYSSGNALVREARELAAADSPVAYGIIEHVKGNIADITGPMITELAREGDAMCIELLQDIGQWLGVGIANLAAALDPSCFVIGGGVSAADDLLIAPARDAFRRQLTGRGYRPEARIARAQLGPEAGMVGAADLARLVARRFRRANRRRVERYERYARYVEGRRTTQDSA, from the coding sequence ATGAGCACCTACCGCGACTTCACCCACCGCGGCTCCGCGCGGGCCACCGTCCTGCGGACCGTGGGAACGCGCGAGCGCCGCTCCCACCTGACGGCGCCCCGCGTCCCCACCGTCGGCATCGACATCGGCGGCACGAAGGTGATGGCGGGCGTCGTGGACGCCGACGGCAACATCCTGGAGAAGCTCCGCACGGAGACGCCCGACAAGTCCAAGAGCCCCAAGGTCGTCGAGGACACCATCTGCGAGCTGGTCCTGGACCTCTCCGACCGGCACGACGTGCACGCCGTCGGCATCGGCGCGGCCGGCTGGGTCGACGCGGAGCGCAACCGCATCCTGTTCGCCCCGCACCTTTCCTGGCGCAACGAGCCGCTGCGCGACCGGCTCGCCGGACGGCTCGCCGTGCCCGTCCTCGTCGACAACGACGCCAACGCCGCCGCCTGGGCCGAGTGGCGCTTCGGCGCCGGCCGAGGCGAGGACCAGATGGTCATGATCACGCTGGGCACCGGCATCGGCGGCGCGATCCTGGAGGACGGCCAGGTCAAGCGGGGCAAGTTCGGTGTGGCGGGCGAGTTCGGCCATATGCAGGTCGTGCCCGGCGGCCACCGCTGCCCGTGCGGCAACCGCGGCTGCTGGGAGCAGTACAGCTCCGGGAACGCCCTGGTCAGAGAGGCCCGCGAACTCGCAGCGGCCGACTCCCCGGTGGCGTACGGGATCATCGAGCACGTCAAGGGCAACATCGCCGACATCACTGGCCCGATGATCACGGAGTTGGCCCGCGAGGGCGACGCGATGTGCATCGAGCTGCTTCAGGACATCGGTCAGTGGCTCGGCGTCGGCATCGCCAACCTCGCCGCCGCCCTCGACCCGTCCTGCTTCGTCATCGGCGGCGGTGTCTCGGCCGCCGACGACCTGCTGATCGCCCCGGCGCGGGACGCGTTCAGGCGCCAGCTCACCGGTCGTGGCTACCGCCCCGAGGCCCGCATCGCCCGCGCCCAGCTCGGCCCCGAGGCCGGCATGGTGGGCGCCGCCGACCTGGCCCGCCTCGTCGCCCGCCGCTTCCGCCGCGCCAACCGGCGCCGTGTCGAGCGGTACGAGCGTTACGCGAGGTACGTGGAGGGCCGCCGCACCACCCAGGACTCCGCGTGA